From a single Bacillus gobiensis genomic region:
- the spoVAE gene encoding stage V sporulation protein AE, whose product MEYVIAFVVGGAICIIGQLLLDVVKLTPAHVMSIFVVTGSILDGFDIYDNFIEFAGAGATVPILSFGHSLLHGAMHQAHEHGFIGIGMGIFELTSAGISSAILFAFLVSLIFKPKG is encoded by the coding sequence ATGGAGTATGTAATCGCCTTTGTAGTTGGCGGAGCCATCTGCATTATCGGCCAGCTTTTGCTGGACGTTGTGAAGCTGACACCCGCCCATGTGATGTCTATTTTTGTCGTAACAGGCTCAATATTGGATGGCTTTGATATTTATGATAATTTTATCGAATTCGCCGGAGCGGGAGCCACGGTTCCCATCCTTAGCTTTGGACATTCATTGTTGCATGGCGCAATGCATCAAGCTCATGAGCACGGATTTATAGGGATTGGCATGGGGATTTTTGAATTGACCTCTGCCGGAATTTCTTCTGCCATCTTGTTTGCTTTCCTTGTCTCTCTAATATTTAAACCGAAAGGATAA
- the spoVAD gene encoding stage V sporulation protein AD encodes MKLIGKQTWKFQNPLFINSSGTAVGPKEKAGPLGHKFDKTYDDLHCNQDNWELAERQLMEDAINNALNKGSLTNDDIDLFLAGDLLNQNVTANYVGRKLKIPFICMFGACSTSMETVAVGSALIDGGFAKHVIAATSSHNATAERQFRYPTEYGGQKPGTATSTATGAGAVVISQNPGKIKITSATIGKVADLGISDPFDMGSAMAPAAADTIAQHLKDLNRTVDDYDLIVTGDLSGVGSPILKDLLKEDGITVGTKHDDCGLMIYSPDQNVQAGGSGCACSAVVTYGHLFKELEAGNLNRILVVATGALLSPTMIQQKETIPTIAHGVVFERAEGSV; translated from the coding sequence ATGAAACTAATCGGCAAACAAACCTGGAAATTCCAGAATCCATTATTTATTAACTCCTCAGGTACTGCCGTCGGGCCAAAAGAAAAAGCCGGTCCGCTAGGGCATAAATTTGATAAAACATATGATGACCTTCATTGCAATCAAGACAATTGGGAGCTCGCCGAGAGACAGCTGATGGAGGATGCGATCAATAATGCTCTCAATAAAGGCAGCCTGACAAATGATGATATCGATTTATTTCTAGCCGGAGACTTGTTGAACCAAAACGTTACTGCGAACTATGTGGGAAGAAAGCTTAAAATCCCTTTTATCTGTATGTTTGGCGCATGCTCCACATCGATGGAAACGGTAGCTGTAGGGTCTGCACTTATTGATGGGGGATTTGCGAAACATGTGATAGCTGCAACAAGCAGCCATAATGCAACTGCTGAACGCCAGTTTCGTTACCCGACGGAATATGGAGGACAAAAACCCGGTACGGCCACGTCAACAGCTACTGGTGCCGGTGCCGTTGTGATCAGCCAAAATCCGGGAAAGATAAAAATCACAAGCGCAACGATAGGAAAGGTAGCTGATTTAGGAATTTCTGATCCATTTGATATGGGTTCTGCCATGGCACCGGCAGCTGCGGATACTATTGCACAGCATTTAAAGGATTTGAATCGCACGGTTGATGATTACGATTTAATTGTGACAGGGGATTTATCGGGAGTCGGAAGCCCGATATTAAAGGATCTGTTAAAAGAAGACGGGATAACGGTAGGCACCAAGCATGATGATTGCGGGCTAATGATTTATTCACCAGATCAAAATGTTCAAGCAGGCGGAAGCGGATGTGCATGCTCAGCCGTTGTTACGTATGGGCACCTCTTTAAAGAACTTGAAGCCGGAAACTTAAACAGAATCCTGGTGGTTGCAACAGGAGCGCTGCTTAGCCCAACGATGATTCAGCAAAAAGAAACGATACCGACGATTGCTCATGGAGTCGTTTTTGAACGCGCGGAAGGAAGTGTATAG
- the spoVAC gene encoding stage V sporulation protein AC, whose translation MSSIKENYKSKVKAYQPKPPYVTNCVKAFLVGGFICLVGQVIQNLYMYFFDFDEKTAGNPTVATLILISALLTGFGIYDRIGQFAGAGSAVPVTGFANSMTSAALEHKSEGFVLGVSPNMFKLAGSVIVFGVVAAYIVGIIRFAFEKIM comes from the coding sequence ATGTCGAGTATAAAAGAAAATTATAAATCAAAAGTGAAAGCTTATCAGCCGAAGCCTCCATATGTTACGAACTGCGTAAAAGCGTTTCTAGTCGGTGGGTTCATTTGCTTGGTCGGGCAGGTCATTCAAAACCTTTATATGTATTTTTTTGATTTCGATGAAAAAACGGCAGGTAATCCAACTGTTGCGACACTCATTCTGATCTCTGCATTGCTTACCGGTTTTGGTATATACGACAGAATTGGTCAATTTGCAGGAGCCGGCTCAGCAGTCCCTGTGACAGGCTTTGCAAATAGTATGACAAGTGCGGCGCTTGAACATAAAAGTGAAGGCTTTGTTCTCGGTGTCTCTCCTAACATGTTTAAATTGGCAGGCAGCGTGATCGTATTTGGAGTCGTAGCCGCCTATATTGTCGGAATCATTCGATTTGCTTTTGAAAAAATAATGTAA
- a CDS encoding stage V sporulation protein AB, whose amino-acid sequence MIIKMILLLLLGLGGGLAVGAGFVAFLTVLGIVPRLMQMTKTFQFIHSYELAVISGAVILAWTSLHDYRLYLPEIILLPIGLFSGMFIGMLAAALTEVINVLPILAKRVGMGERIIALLMAIVFGKVLGSLFHWLYYVHIN is encoded by the coding sequence ATGATCATTAAAATGATTCTTTTGCTTCTTCTAGGCTTAGGAGGCGGGCTTGCGGTAGGCGCAGGCTTTGTAGCTTTTTTAACAGTACTGGGTATCGTACCGAGGCTTATGCAGATGACGAAAACGTTTCAATTTATTCATTCCTATGAATTGGCTGTAATTTCAGGTGCAGTCATCCTCGCTTGGACCTCTCTGCACGATTACCGTCTCTATTTACCGGAAATCATCCTATTGCCGATCGGGTTGTTCTCGGGAATGTTTATCGGGATGCTGGCTGCGGCACTGACAGAAGTGATCAATGTTTTGCCGATTTTGGCAAAACGTGTGGGAATGGGAGAACGAATCATTGCATTATTAATGGCAATTGTGTTTGGAAAAGTGTTAGGGTCTCTATTTCACTGGTTGTACTATGTCCATATTAACTAA
- a CDS encoding stage V sporulation protein AA, giving the protein MKGRIYLRLRHRIQVNPEEEITVGQLSQISGDEVIKAKVSALPVYKVKAEDKNIVVLDLMYILKRIQIKYPDYDIQPIGDSETIVEIVYQKKQLTLIMFGLVWLLLFIGSGLAIMNFHEDVSMKALHQNLYKLVTGEENKYPYILQVPYSLGLGLGMVLFFNHIFKKRFNEEPSPLEVEMFKYQLDLDQYVSMTENKESIKKLNDH; this is encoded by the coding sequence ATGAAAGGCAGAATCTATTTGAGGCTCAGGCATCGAATTCAAGTAAATCCGGAAGAAGAAATTACTGTCGGACAGCTTTCGCAAATATCAGGGGATGAGGTGATCAAAGCAAAGGTTTCTGCTCTTCCTGTGTATAAAGTGAAGGCGGAAGACAAAAATATTGTGGTGCTTGATCTAATGTACATTTTAAAAAGGATACAAATAAAGTACCCGGATTATGATATTCAGCCAATCGGTGATTCTGAAACGATCGTAGAAATTGTTTACCAAAAAAAACAGCTTACACTCATCATGTTCGGACTGGTATGGCTGCTTCTCTTTATTGGTTCAGGACTTGCAATCATGAATTTTCATGAAGACGTCAGCATGAAGGCTCTTCACCAAAATCTATACAAGCTTGTAACAGGTGAGGAAAATAAATATCCTTATATTCTTCAAGTGCCATACAGCTTAGGATTAGGTCTGGGAATGGTTCTCTTTTTTAACCACATATTTAAAAAACGCTTTAATGAAGAACCGAGCCCTCTGGAAGTAGAAATGTTTAAATACCAGTTGGATTTGGATCAATATGTCAGCATGACTGAAAATAAAGAGAGTATTAAAAAACTAAATGATCATTAA